Part of the Candidatus Eisenbacteria bacterium genome, CCGGTCAACGGCTTCCGCATCAACCCCGAGATCGCGCAACACATCGGCGATTGCTTCTGGGATGCGGCTGGCGAGCGTCGACAACTCGCGGGCAGGAAGAACGACGGGTAGCCGTGTCGTCTCATTGACCAGCAGCACCAATTGGGAGGGGCTCAGCGGCAGGACCGTCGCGTACCAGTCCCCGAGCGCTGTCAAGGACGGAACTGGCGAGGCCAAGGGCCGGACCCGGAGCCGGGCCAGCAGTTTGGCCGTGCAACGGACAATCAGCATCAGCAGAAGCCTCCCGCGGTGGCGCCGACTATGCCGCCTGAACCGTCCACTGTTCCTTCCGGGTCGCCAGTTTCACTCGAGTCGCCGTGGCTCTCTTGAGATCGATCCGCATGAGGCGATCGGTCGGATAGCTGGTTGTCAGCCGCCCCTGCGCGACGAGGAACCGCAGCAGCCGATCCGCCTGCGGTCCAATCGGAGCGGCGTCGTTCTCCCAGCGCGAGACCGTCTCCTCCGCGACCCCCATGTGCTTGGCGAAGTCGGAGCCCGACCAGCCCAGGCTCTTGCGAAGGAAGCGGACCTCGTCGCCCGTGAAACGAGTCGACTTCTCGATGAGGATCTTGGCGAGCAGGCGATGAAGCTCCTCGATGTGCGGGATCGAGACCTCGTAGTTCCCGCACCGAGGACAGCGAGTCACCTCCACCCCGAGCAGGGTAACGTGCTTAAGGCCGGATTCGTCGTAGCGGTAGCTTTCCTTGCGGGTCTTCATCGGTGTACCGCACTCGAGACACTTCATCGCTCGCTTCCCCTTTCCGTTCCTTGACCTCAGCGGCCGGTCCTCCAGGCCGTCACGACGACCAGCTCGCGCTCCGAGCGGAATGCGATCACGACCGTGATGCGGGCGGTGTCCACCCTGTACCTCCACGTGCCGTGTTCCAGTTCTCCGGCTCGAACGACTCCGCCGCGCAGCACGTTCTCGCAGTCGACCGTGGCGAGGTCGTCGGCGAGCAACTCCTCCTTGGCATGTCGCGAGTAGGTGAAGCGCCCAGACCTGAGGATCTCGCGAATCAGCCGGTTCGCGGCTTCCGGTGCCAGCGGCTCATCCATGACGCAAGCCACTCTGGGGGCGACTTGATGATTCGTCAAGTCGGCCTCCGGTGCATCGGATTGCCGGTTGGCCGGAGGGCGGTTGGGCCTTGGCGCGCGGTCGGCAGAGCGCACGACGCACTCAGTCGGCTCAGCGAAGTCCTCACCGATGCGGTCGACCGAGGGCGCCATTGGTCGCCGATTGGTCGCCTGTTCAGAGTCCGCCATAGTCCATTCCTGTGCCTTCCCGGCCACATGAAAAAGCCCCGCTCGCGGCTGCAACCGCAAGCGGGGCTTTGCGTGACAACGACTTCAGTGAGTGAGGTGAGTTTCGGCCGGAGGAGTCAGGAGACCGCTGCTCTATCCGTCCGAGCTACGGGGCCACGGGAGCCGAAGATAGCGCGTCCGCCCTGCTCGCACGCCCGCGTCGTCGTGGCCATCGCGTGAGATCCGAAGTCGGCGGGAGCGCGTCGGGTCAATCAACCTCACACCACGCTTTCCGGCTCCTGTGCGCAGGGTCCATGTTCCTCGCGCTCGACCTGGATGGTCACGTGCTCGATGCCGAAGCGCCGGTGCAGATCGTCGCGGATGCCGGAGAGCGTCGCGTCCGCCCAGTTCTCGCCGCAGACGAGGTGCGCGGTCAGCGCGGCCTCGGTGGTGCTCATGGCCCAGATATGGAGATCGTGCACGGCCGCGACGCCGGTCAGGCCCCGCAGGTAGGTTCGGACTTCGTGCGGATCGATGCCTTCAGGGACCGCGTCCATGGCGAGGGCGAACGACTCCCGCAGCAGCCCCCAGGTGCCGACGAGGATGACGGCGGCGACGGCGAGGCTGGTCAGCGGATCCAGCCAGGTCCAGCCGGTCCAGCGCATGCCGAGTCCGGCAAGCACGACGGCGGCGGAGACGGCCGCGTCCGCGATCATGTGCAGAAACGCGCCGCGGACGTTGAGGTCGTCGGCCCGGCCGCGCATGAACAACATGGCGGTCACGCCGTTCACCGCCACGCCGGCCCCGGCGACGATCGCCACGGTGAGTCCTTCGACCGGGTGCGGCTGCAGCAGTCGCTGCACCGCCTCCCACCCGATGGCGCCGATCGCCACCAGCAACAGCACGGCGTTCGCGAGCGCCGCGAGGATCGTCGAGCGCCGCAGGCCGTAGGTGCGCCGCGGCGTCGGCTTCCGGCGCGACATCTCGGCCGCGCCCCATGCGAGGCCCAGGCCGAGCACGTCGCTCAGGTTGTGGCCGGCATCGGCCAGCAGCGCGAGCGAATGGGCCGCGAGCCCGGCGATGACCTCGATCAGCACGAAGGCCAGGTTGAGAATCACGCCGACGCGGAAGGCGTTGGTCGAGGCGCCGGCTCCGTGATCGTGCGAGTGGCTCATGCCCGGGACTCGCGGTCGCCGGCGCGGGAAGTCTGCGGGCGGCGAGCCGGCGTCCGGCGCTCGCCGCCGGCTGCCGGGCCGAATCGCGGCGCGCTCAGTCCAGCCTCACGCATGGCTCACCGCCGATTCCACCGTGCCCCCGAGCCGCGCGAGCACGTCGTGCGCGAACTCCGTGAGCGACGGGTCACGCGCACCCATGACGAGCACGAGATCGCCGGGCCGGGCGACCTCGACGAGGCGCGCGGCGAGCCATTCGCGTGACGGCGCGAACTCGGCCCCCCGCCCCCGTGCCGCGATCTGCGCGGTGACGTCGGCGCTCGAGAAGTCGCGCGTCGCGGTGCCGCCGGCGTAGTAGACCTCGAGCCAGAAGGCGAGGTCGTCGGGGCGCAGGTGCGTCGCGAGGGTCTCGACGAGGTCCTCGCGCAGAAAGCGGGTCGGGCCGTAGCCGTGCGGCTGGTAGACGGAAAGCACGCGGCGCGAGCGGCGCTGAGCGGTCGCGAGCGCGGCGGCGATCTTGGCGGGATTGTGGGCGAAGTCGTCCACGACCTCGACTCCGCGGGCGGTGCCGAGCGATTGGAAACGGCGCGAAACGCCGGCGAACGAGGCGAGCGGCGCGGCCATCGCGCCGGGTTCGACGCCGACGGCGCGGCAGCAGGCGATGGCGGCGAGCGCGTTCTCGACGTTGTGCGCGCCGGGCACCAGCAGGCGGAAGCGGACTCCCTCCACCTCGAACGTGCTTCCTTCGGCGTCCAGCTCGAGCGCCTGGCCGCGCACGGCCGCGCGGGCTCCGGTGCCAAAGACGAGCGCGCCGTCGCGCAGGGAGCCGAGGGCCTCGCCCTCGCCGCACACGAACGTCTCGCGGGTGCGCGCGCGCAGCGTCGCGAACATGGCCGCGACCTCGGACTCGGGCCTGTGGTCGCGCGTCAGGTTGAGCGCGACGCCGATCGCCGGGCGGTAGCGGACCAGCGAGCCGTCGCTCTCGTCGGCCTCGACGACCAGCAGCTCGCCGGCGCCGGCCCAGGCGTTGCCCCACAGGCCTTCGCGCTGCAGCGCCACCAGTTCGCCGCCGGTGATGACGGAAGGGTCGCGGCCGGCGGCGCGCAGGATCTCGAAGATCATCGCCACGACCGTGGACTTGCCGCTCGTGCCGGAGACCGCGATCGAGCGGAGGTCGGCGACCCAGCTGGCCAGCATCTCCGAGCGGTGCACGATCGGAAGCGCACGGCGCTGCGCCTCGGCCACGTCGGGCACCGAGGATTCGACCGCCGTCGAAACGACCAGTGCCGCGCAGTCGCCACCGGCGCCCCTGCCGTCCTGCGGCACGATCGC contains:
- a CDS encoding cation transporter, with product MSHSHDHGAGASTNAFRVGVILNLAFVLIEVIAGLAAHSLALLADAGHNLSDVLGLGLAWGAAEMSRRKPTPRRTYGLRRSTILAALANAVLLLVAIGAIGWEAVQRLLQPHPVEGLTVAIVAGAGVAVNGVTAMLFMRGRADDLNVRGAFLHMIADAAVSAAVVLAGLGMRWTGWTWLDPLTSLAVAAVILVGTWGLLRESFALAMDAVPEGIDPHEVRTYLRGLTGVAAVHDLHIWAMSTTEAALTAHLVCGENWADATLSGIRDDLHRRFGIEHVTIQVEREEHGPCAQEPESVV
- a CDS encoding helix-turn-helix domain-containing protein, which translates into the protein MKTRKESYRYDESGLKHVTLLGVEVTRCPRCGNYEVSIPHIEELHRLLAKILIEKSTRFTGDEVRFLRKSLGWSGSDFAKHMGVAEETVSRWENDAAPIGPQADRLLRFLVAQGRLTTSYPTDRLMRIDLKRATATRVKLATRKEQWTVQAA
- a CDS encoding L,D-transpeptidase family protein, producing the protein MSESHDPAEHARTLVTAALGRAQAPVRELPPRLVIVDAGAQRVLFLRDGKVAGSWPASTAANGIGGQSGSYKTPPGWHRIHRRIGAGAASGTVFVSREATGEIWRGEPREDDLILTRVLTLEGLEDGVNRGTGCDSLERYIYLHGTNHEHTLGTPASHGCVRLSNAGIAELFDLVAEGDPVVIIAPGPGEAPDPRSTARFHYAGVGGSGMSALAQFQAMLGGRVSGSDRGFDRGERPQARAQLERLGIAIVPQDGRGAGGDCAALVVSTAVESSVPDVAEAQRRALPIVHRSEMLASWVADLRSIAVSGTSGKSTVVAMIFEILRAAGRDPSVITGGELVALQREGLWGNAWAGAGELLVVEADESDGSLVRYRPAIGVALNLTRDHRPESEVAAMFATLRARTRETFVCGEGEALGSLRDGALVFGTGARAAVRGQALELDAEGSTFEVEGVRFRLLVPGAHNVENALAAIACCRAVGVEPGAMAAPLASFAGVSRRFQSLGTARGVEVVDDFAHNPAKIAAALATAQRRSRRVLSVYQPHGYGPTRFLREDLVETLATHLRPDDLAFWLEVYYAGGTATRDFSSADVTAQIAARGRGAEFAPSREWLAARLVEVARPGDLVLVMGARDPSLTEFAHDVLARLGGTVESAVSHA